The DNA segment GCTTCGAAGTCAGCTTTGCTGTATACCACCGACGCTTCAGTACTAATACCCTGCCACGCTGGCAATTGGCTCAGCCAATGCGTCTGCTGAGTCATAATGGCGAAATTAATACACTTCTGGGCAACCTTAACTGGGCCAAGGCTGCTGAGGCTGGCTTAGACGATGTTTGGGGTGAACACTCCAGCGATCTCATCCCTGTAGTCAATCCGGCTTTCAGCGACTCGGCTAATCTAGACGCGATATTGGAACTGATGGTTCGTAGTGGCCGATCCATTACGGACAGCCTAATCACTTTGGTTCCAGAGGCATTCCGGAACCAACCGGATCTTGAGAATCGTCCTGGCGTGATGGCCATGTATGAATTCAATGCTGGAATTCAGGAACCCTGGGATGGCCCAGCCCTCTTGGTATTTGCTGACGGCAAACGAATTGGTGCAGCATTGGATCGTAATGGTTTACGGCCGGCTCGTTGGTGCACCACCAGTGATGGATTCGTAATCATGGGTTCTGAAACGGGTGTAGTCGATCTTAGTGACAAGACTGTTGTTCAGAAAGGTCGCCTGGGTCCTGGGCAGATGGTTGCCGTGGATTTAGAGATAGGCCAGCTGCTCGACAATTGGGCCGTCAAAGAAGACGCGGCCTCGCGCTTTCCCTACGATAAGTGGTTACGCCAGTATCGCTCATCCCTCAAATCACAGCCTTGGATTCAGGAGCGTCGCATCGGTGAGCTTTATCTGCTGCGCTTGCAAACGGCAATGGGATTCACTGCCGAAGACCTTGATCTTGTAATTGGTGATATGGCTGGATTTGGCAAGGAACCGACCTATTGCATGGGGGACGACATCCCTCTGGCGGTGCTGTCTGACAAGCCACATCTGCTGTATGACTACTTTAAGCAGCGCTTCGCGCAGGTCACTAATCCGCCTATTGATCCACTTCGAGAGAAGTTGGTGATGAGTTTAGAGATGCATTTAGGCGAGCGTCGCCCCGCCCTGAGGCCCCAAGCAAAAGCTGCTGCCATGATTCATCTGCGTAGCCCATTGCTTAATGAGTCTGAATTAGATGCTCTTCCTCGACAAGGCCTTCCGGTTAAGATGTTGTCAACTCAAGTGGCCGTTGAATCCTGTGTCAATGGGTTGACGAGTGTCTTAAAGGCTCTCTGTTGGAACGCTGAGCAGCTAGTACGCGATGGAGCACAAGTATTGGTGCTCTCTGACCGAATCGGAATCGATGGCCAATTCGCAGAACTTACTTCTGCTACGGCAACGATACCGGCGTTGTTAGCGATTGGGGCGGTACATCATCACTTGCTTCGCCAAAAACTCCGTCTGCGTTGCTCCCTTGTAACCGATACAGCCCAATGCTGGAGTACGCATCATGTCGCTTGTCTTATTGGTTATGGTGCCAGTGCCGTTTGTCCTTGGCTCACATGGGAGACGACAAGACATTGGCTGGCGCACCCCAAAACGCAGAAGCGGATTGAACTAGGCAAACTCTCTGCTATCGATGCAAGCCAAGCCCAAGAAAACGTTCGCATCTCATTGGAGAACGGCTTACGTAAGATTCTTTCAAAAATAGGTATATCATTGCTAGCTAGCTATCACGGTGCGCAAATCTTTGAGGCAATCGGCCTTGGCGCTGATGTGATTGAAACTGCTTTTGCTGGCACTACCAGTCGTGTTGCGGGCATGACCCTTGCAGAATTAGCTTGCGAAACGCTTGCTTTACATGCTAAGGCTTTTCCTGAACTCAGCTGTAACAAGCTAGAATTCATGGGCTTTGTGCAGTACCGCGCAGGGGGTGAATTTCATCTCAATAGTCCAGAGATGGCCAAAGCTCTGCATGCTGCTGTAAAGATCGGGCCCGGATATGATCATTTTTCCACTTACAACACACTCCTGAGTAATCGTCCTGTAACAGCGTTGCGGGACATGCTAGAACTTAAAGCTGCTCCAACTCCACTGCCTTTAGACCAAGTAGAGAGTGTGGAGAGCTTGTGCAGTAGGTTTTGCACCGGAGGAATGAGTTTGGGAGCTCTCGCCAGGGAGGCTCATGAAGTCTTGGCGGTAGCAATGAATCGCATCGGCGGGAAGAGCAACAGCGGAGAGGGGGGAGAGGATCCGGCACGCTTCCAGGTTTTGCAAGATGTCAATAAAGACGGCCGATCCCCATCGTTCCCCAGTATAGGCGGACTTCGAAACGGTGACACTGCTTGTTCGGCGATAAAGCAAATCGCGTCTGGGCGCTTCGGGGTGACAGCCGAATACTTGCTCAGTGCTAAGCAGCTGGAAATTAAGGTCGCCCAAGGGGCAAAGCCTGGTGAAGGAGGACAACTGCCTGGTCCAAAGGTAGACGACTACATAGCCTGGCTGCGAAACAGCAAGCCAGGCGTAGCCTTGATCTCGCCTCCTCCACACCATGACATCTATTCGATCGAGGATCTGGCCCAGCTCATCCATGACCTTCATCAAGTGCATCCTAAGGCTCCAGTGAGCGTCAAGCTGGTTGCAGAAATTGGTATCGGAACCATCGCTGCTGGTGTAGCAAAGGCCAATGCCGATGTAATCCAGATTTCTGGTCATGACGGTGGTACTGGTGCCTCTCCGCTGAGTTCGATTAAACACGCCGGCGGCCCATGGGAACTTGGCCTCACTGAAGTACATCGTGCTCTGCTTAAAAACGGTTTGCGAGACAGAGTGCTGCTGCGGGCTGATGGCGGTTTCAAAACGGGCTGGGACGTTGTGATTGCAGCCTTGCTTGGGGCTGAAGAATATGGCTTTGGCTCGGTTGCAATGATTGCCGAGGGATGTATCATGGCCCGCATTTGTCACACCAATAATTGTCCGGTCGGGGTTGCGACTCAGAAAGAACACCTACGCCAGCGCTTTACCGGTTTGCCCGAGCACGTTGTGAATTTTTTTTCGTACGTCGCTGAGGAAATCCGACGTCTCCTGAGTGTTCTGGGAGTGGCTAGGCTGAAAGACCTCATCGGAAGAAGCGATTTGCTGCGGCCACGCGCTGTAGACCTCGCAAAGACTAGATGTGTTGATCTGTCGAGCCTTTTGGCTCCGATTGTTGACTCTGAAGATCGCTCTTGGTTAGTTCATAGCACCAAGGTTCATGGTAATGGCCCCGTTCTCGAAGATCGTCTATTAAGTGATCACGAGCTGGTGGCAGCAATTAAGAATCACAGCAACCTCAGTCGCACATTTAATATTGTTAACACGGATCGCAGTGTCTGTGCTCGTCTTGCTGGTGCAGTTGCCCAGCGCCATGGTAACCACGGCTTCAATGGCCAGCTAAATCTTACCTTCATGGGCGCGGCAGGACAGAGCTTTGGTGCGTTTTTGGTTCAGGGAATAAACGTGCGCTTAGAGGGAGAGGCCAATGATTACGTGGGTAAAGGGATGAACGGCGGCCGCATCACTCTAGTACCCAATGACGGCAACGCGAATCCCGGCGATCAGGTGATCCTTGGGAATACCTGCCTCTATGGGGCTACTGGTGGCGAATTATTTGCCTATGGACGGGCTGGTGAACGTTTCGGTGTGCGCAACAGTGGAGCTCATACCGTAGTGGAGGGTGCTGGCGACCATTGCTGTGAATATATGACTGGCGGGGTGGTGGTGGTGTTGGGTAAAACTGGTCGCAACGTTGGTGCCGGTATGACCGGTGGTATCACATTCCTGTTAGACGAGACTGGCGGAGCCACGGCTCGGGTTAACCAAGAAATCGTTGAAGTCTGTTTTCTGACGACCAAAGAGCAGGAGTCCATGCTCAAGAACCTGCTGGAAAGTTATTTGGCGGCCACTGAAAGTGACAAAGCTTCATCATTGTTAGTGAACTGGTCCTCTGTCAAAGGTAGTTTCAAAGTCCTCATTCCTCCCAGTGAACGGATGGCCATGGGACTTGCCGAGAAACAAACTACGGTGGTTTAGCTTGGAACTCCGAATATCCGCGTGGCCTGGTTCATCAAAACAGAAACGTTTAGACCGGAAACAATTGCTCTCACAATCGAACAGCGTAGTTCTTACTTAAAAGCCCATCGCGCCTGGATAGCTCAGCAAGCCGCATGCGGCCGACAAATACGAAGTGGTTTTTTGGTGGATAGCCGGCGGCGCCCGGGAGGCGGAGGTCTATTAATTTTTCAAGCGTCGTCTTATGTCGATGCTCTTGACTGGGTTAGACAGGATCCGATGATTTTAGCTGATCTTGTTACTTGGCAGTTGCAAGAATGGATTCCTGTTAGCGGGGATGGTTGGCCATGAGCCGCTGCACTTCACCAGCGTGGTAACTGCTCCGAGCCAAAGGACTGCTTATTACTTGGAGGAAACCCAGCTCTTCTTCACCAATACGGCGATATGTCTCGAACTGGTCCGGTGTTACAAATCGGTCAACAGCTAAATGTTTGGGCCCTGGGGAGAGATATTGGCCAATGGTCACGATGTCCACCTTATGCCTGCGAAGGTCTTGAAGAACCTTGATCACTTCGTGATCGGTTTCCCCAAGACCCACCATAAGACCTGATTTGATATAGGTCTTTGACCAGCCATCTCGAACGCGTTTAAGCAGCTCAAGGGACCGTTCATAAATTCCCTGAGGCCTTGCTCGCTGATACATTCGAGGGACCGTTTCGATATTGTGGTTTAGTACGTGAGGCGCCGATTGCATCACTTTGGACAAGGCGCTCCAGTTCCCGCAGAGATCGGGAACTAGTAACTCAATGGTAGTTAGTAATGAGCGTTGTTTCACTTGTTCAACACAAGCAACAAACTGAGAAGCGCCTCCATCGTCTAAATCGTCTCGATTAACAGAGGTGATAACCACATGGTTCAGGCCAAGTCGGGTCACCGCTTCACCAAGGCGTTGTGGTTCGCTAGGATCTAGTTCTCGGACGCTTTTATCGAAGTCGATATCACAGTAAGGGCAGGCGCGTGTACAGCCCGGACCCATAATCAGAAACGTGGCTGTCCCTCCGGCAAAACATTCACCGATATTTGGGCAGCTTGCCTCCTGGCAAACTGTATTCAGATGTAGATCTCGCAGCAAATCCGCAACGGCCCCGATCCGTTCCGGCTGAGGGGCTTTGACGCGCAACCACTCGGGCTTGAGCACAGCTGAGTTCGAATCTGGTTATGACCCTAAACGGCTATTTAGTCCATGTTGTCTCCTAAGGTGGTTGTGACGGGATGTAGCGCAGTTTGGTAGCGCACTTCGTTCGGGACGAAGGGGCCGCAGGTTCGAATCCTGTCATCCCGATTTAATACTTCTACTTCTGACCTTGTTAGAGATTTTATTTAGAGTGACGAGGCTGATGACATTGGCCAAATAACTAGCTTTGTGGAAAAGATTTTGAAAATCATGACCAGTACATCCTTCAAATTTGCTAAATTCACTGTTTGTTAGTAAACAAATTTTACCGGTGAAATTGGTTTTTTAACTTAGATGCAGATCTAAGCTAATAGACGTGTTGTTGTTAGCAGCGGTTTGGAATTAGCTAACCTTGCATTTGTACTTAACAGCACCCAGCACCCAGCACCCAGCACCCAGCACCCAATAGGTTGTGTTCCTCAGTTTACTTAGTAGTAGTGGAAAACTGGGTTACTTCCAGTTCGCTAACGCGAACTTCCAAACCATCGATACAACCACGAATAGTAGTGAGTTTGGTTTTGAATTCATTGAAGATGTAATGCAGTTCGTCAGTGACTTTTTCATTGGTCTTGATCATTTGGTTATTTGAACATACTTTGTGATAGAAAATAATTAAGATGCTTTGGCGAAATAACGGACTTAGACAATAGGTTGGAAGAGTAGAGTTCATTGCCTCTAAGATTAAGTACCTGGTATATAGGCATATAGTTGCGCACCCTGAGAAAAAGGGAAAAAGCAAATTGATTGGGACTATATACAATGTGATTAACACTTACATGACAAGACCTAGAAACACCAGAATTTCAATCCAAGGTGCAAATCATTTTGGTAAGGTAATCCATCCAAGGGGGCATGTTGTCGTCAAGGAAGGATGGTCAACGTCGCCAGGAAGTCTAGCTACGCCGTAGATTATTGTCACCCAAAGAGCCAATTGGCGGTGCCTAGGCTAAGCGTCAGTGCTTGTCGTTTAGAGTTCTTGGCCAGGTATCTTTGAAGAAGGGGCTCTAAAGCTACCGGACAGTGCTGGATTTTCGCTGATATTTCCTTGTTTCCTTACAACATCTATGATTACTGAAACCAGACAAGCTGGCCTGCAATTAAAACTTGCATTTGATTTGGTTGATCCTCAGATCCCTACAAACATTATTATGCTTCCACGTATTTGCACAGATATTAAATACATCGGCGGATCACTCTATTGATAAATAAGTGCTTAAGAGATATAGGAGTTAGCTGTTTAATGCTGCGAATTAAGTTCGATGCCTAGCTTTATGAAAGCACTGTTGCTGAACTCATTACACAAGCTTTTGTTTAAGGTTAAACAAGTCAATCCGCAAGAAGCAAAAGCTTATTGAGAATGACTTGCATCTTCACTAACCCACTTGCTACTATTGCGATTAATTCTCAATCGCAATAGTTGTGACGGCTTCCGCTTATCGCTTCTTGCCGGATGATTCGGTTGCTCCGATGTCAATGCCTCGTCAGCAAACTGTTTTACTCGACCCTGCAGGCCGTGAACAGGCCACTGTTCTTGAGGTGATGGAAGGAGTCTGTCGTGTATATTGCCCTTGTGAGGAAACAGAGGGTATGACCCTGGCCTTCTTGCAATCTGGAGACCGTCTTCGAACTGACCGCCTCTGTAGTGATGGTGCTTGTGTAGAGGCGTTGACAGCCCTCAAATTTCGACGAGATGCTGTGAATTCTGATGACTTAGGCATGGACGCTGTTAACGAATGGACATTGCAGCTCTTACGCGTTCGTCATCTAGGTCAGGCTGAGCAGCGTTTGCATGCACTGCTTGTTCTTTTGGTGAATCGCTTAGGTATGAGACGCAGTAGTTGTTTTCAATTACCTTTCCGTTTGACACACGAACGTTTTGGAGAGCTGATTGGTGCAACCCGGGTTACTACAACTCGATTACTCTCCAAATGGCGTCAATCCAATTTGGTTGAGATGCCTTCGAATGATCTAACCACACGGTTGGCTCCATTTTTAGTCGAATCATCTCCTTTAACTTTCTAAATATGACAAGTCTAAGGACAATGGGTCTGCTTGGAGACTTATGTCATGAGGCTGATTACCTCTATACAAGGATAGCGGTTATTCATCTTGCATTAAAACGATGTAATAACTTAGGACTTCAACGCCGTTTTTACTTTGAGATCAGTGTTCACATTCAGCGTTGTTTTGAGATGAAAAATATTGTTAGTCAATTTAAACTATTTGGATTTTCTAAATCTTGTCAACTCTATTTATTAGAAGAATTAATCGATAGAGCACTAACCAAGAATATATCTATAGTTATACACAACAATAAATAGCTTATTGTTATTGAATGCAACTGATTAGAGTTTCTAACTTGATTAATATTTATTAGTTTAATCAAATCTTAATTACAAGAAATTGAGAATTTTAAATATAAATTCATTTATCGACAGTTAACTAACTAAACCCAAATATTAACCGTTTAAAATATAGAAAATATCTTTAGGATTATTAATTGTCAAGCAAACAAATTATAAAAATTTCATATGTTCATTATACTTTATTTGTCAAATATTTTAAAGCTTTGTCTAATTAATAGAGAATTAACAGCCTAAATGCTTAAAACTGCTTAAGCTGCTATAAAGTATAGTTAGCAATTTTGGTTCAGATATTTCTATTATTAGATAATTAGCAAAAGTAAAAGACTTTATTATGAAACCAAAGGCTATTAATTCTGATATGTCAATTACAAAGTTAATTAAATTTTCTTGTACTGATTATGATTAAACTAATCATTTTTTTAAAAATCTGAGAGAATACATATTTCTGTGCTTAGATTAAGCATAGTCATGCTTATTAAGCATTCAGATTAAAAAATCTGTATCTATAAGGAATAACTCTTTCTAAAAACAAAAAATCTTAAGAACTTTTATTGATTGTATTTAAGCTAGTTTTAATAAATATAATTGCTGGCTTGCAAAAGTTAGAATAATTAAACTTAATTAAGCTACTTTAAAGTTTGTAGACTTATTTATTTAGCTAAGAATCCTTAAATTCATAAAAAGTAAAAGAGTGTTAATCAAATAATTTTATAGATTTATATTATTTAAATTAGTTCAAATAGATTGAAGTCTGTAACGAAAGAATGAGTGGAGCTGATGTAGTAATCATGACTTTAGAATGCATCACACAATAACAAGATGCTTGTAGTCAAAGCCAAAATAGCTGAGTCAGACTCATATCATGACTTTCACCATTTTTTTTGCAACGTCTACCGGTAAAACAGAAGAGATTGCAAATCGCCTAACAGAATTGCTTCCAGGTTCAGAAGCTAAAGATGTTGATAATCTTGATTCATCGGATGAACTTGTTAGAGCTAACGCATTAATTTGCTGTATACCAACTTGGAATACTGGAGCTGATGAAGCACGTTCTGGAACCGCTTGGGATGATCTTGCTCAAGAAATTCCAAATCTTGATTTTACTGGAAAATCTGTTGCAATCCTTGGCTTAGGTGACTCCTCGGGATATTCAGATTTCTTCTGTGATGCGATGGAAGAATTATATACTGCTTTTCTTCAATCTGGCGCTAAACTAATTGGTAAGGTACCTGTGACGGGATATACATTTGAATCATCTAAAAGCGTAATTGACGGAAAATTTTGTGGTCTTCCTATTGACGAAGACAATGAGTCTGAATTTTCAGATGAACGATTGGCTAAATGGGTTAAACAAATTAATAGTGAGGCATAAACTTATTAAAAATTTAACGATAAAATTAACAAAATGTATTGCAAAGGTTTGCTGTTTATCTATGAACCCAGTCTACCCGAATTTCCTTACGCTGGTTTAGATATTTATCAATAGACATCGCAGCTATGCAGCCATCGGAGCAAGCAACCACAGCTTGCTTAAAGGGAGTATTTCTAATATCACCGATAGCCCATACACCATCAATATCAGTTTTCATATTATCGTCTACTTTAATACCACCCTTAGTATTTAATGGGACTTGCCCATTCAAATACTCTATGATCGGCATAGATCCTGTTGAATAAATAAATACTCCATTGACATTTACTGTTTCCATATTTAGTTTCCTTGTTTCTCGAAGTTTAATTTGTTTGACACCTGATTCGTCTCCTTCTATTTTTATGAGTTGTGTATATTGCCACCATTGAACATTCGGAGCTGTTGTCAATATATGCATACCTGTTGAGGATGATTTTGGTTTACTTTTTGTAATCCAATGTACTCTTGATGAAGACTTTATTAAAACTAAAGCTTCATCGATTGCCTCTTGATTAAATCCATAAACTGCGACCTCTTGTTGCTTATAGAATGCGCTATCACATGTTGCACAATAACTAACGCCTCTTCCAAGAAATTCATTTTCTCCCGGCAATGTTGATGCACGTCCCATTGCTCCGGTTGCTAAGACTAAGATTCTGCTACGAAAAATTCCTTCAGGTGTATAAACAATTTTTCGATCTGAATGCAAGTCAATACCGTAAACCTGTGCCTGTTTATATTTAGCTCCATAACTTATGGCTTGCTCTCTCATTAATTGTAAAAGAGCAGATCCAGATGTAGTAGCAGTTACTCCTGGATAATTTGCTATCTGATGAGTAATTGCTAATGCACCAACAGAGGGATTTTTATCAAGAATTTGAGTCGTAATTGATGATCTTGCCGTATACAAAGCGCAAGCACATCCCGCTGGACCTCCACCAATAATAAGCACATCTGAGTCAATAAAATCAGTCATTTTATTTGATTTTTGTTAGTGGGTAATTTAATTTGAATTATAAACCTTAAACAAATTAAGTTTCAGGTACCATATCTAGAAAAGACTCAATAATCTGTGATGTTTGTCTTGGATCTTCGTAATGAAAAAAGTGTCTTCCGTTTTTAATTGACCGATAATGATCACCTGGCTTGAATTGACCTACCCAACGTTGATTAGCATTACGATCAACAACAAAATCATCGTTGCCATTAATAACTAATGTTGGAACAGAAGCAATTCTGATGCTACCTAGTATGTACTGTGAAGCAATTGATCCAATAGTATATTCTTGATCTAAGCACTTTGCAAGAAGAGATACCATAGTTAAATTATTTTTAGATACTTTTTCCCTAAAGAGACAAGAAGATAAATGCATAAGGATCCTTTCTCGACTACATGAAAACTGATTTCTCATTTTTAAATAATGCGATGTCCATTGATTAGTTATTGCTGTGTCTACAGAGAGTAGTATTGTTGAATGTACAGTTTCCGGATATTTATTAGCAAAGAGATGAGCTATTGTGCCACTTATTCCATGACCAATTAAATGGTATTTTCGGTTTTCTCTACGCATTGTTTCTAATATCAATTCGTGTATTGTCGCAATACTACATGCTTCATCAAGATCGTGTTGAAATGACCAGTATTTAATCAGTCTATTTTTAACTAAAATTTTTATAAGTCGTTGATTAATGCAATGTAATATTGGCTGCAGATCGATCCATAGAATTGTCGGTAGGCTCATTATGAGTAAAATTTTTACTAGTATGCTTGTTTAAGTACTCATCATTTGTTGTTTTTAACATTTTCATGTTTCGAATTATACTTATAATGATACCATTCAATTTTATTAATTTTAGTATTATTTAAACTAGGCCATACATCATTTTTAATGCTAAGAAATCTTATAAATCTTAGTGCTTTGATTAAATTAATACCATGACTAAACATTAGTATAAGTAAACAGATTTTTACATAAACTCTTTTAGTAAAGTTAAGATAACATTTTACTTTTACTTGAAATTATACTTCAAGCTAGTGTGTTTTTCTTAACAGCTAATTCTAATAAATTTTAATTCTATCCCAGCTTTAAATTTTTTTGATTAACAATTATATCTTTTTCAATAGATTTTAGTATATTAGCATAATTAATATATACTATGTCATTTTTTAACTCTTTTTGTAGATGAGAAAGTACAATGAATTTGCAGTACATCCTAACCTGTCTTGATTATAGCTATTTGGTTTAACTATATCAATTCTAAACAAGAATTTAGTTTAATAAATTATTACTAATTTTTTATTTGCTTAACTAGATTTTACTGGTATATACTGCACATAGCTAAATCTTTGTAATCAAAATATAAACTAACTGATATTTTATTAAAACACGAATAAGCTCCATTATTTAGATATACTAACCCTATAATAAGTGCTGATAAATTTACTTTAAATATTTTTAATTTTAAAATTTAATTATAAATAGTTATAGACCCTTAAAGTTTATTAAATTTATTTCATATAATTGTCAAAAATTTTGCACAATGAACATGATATATGATTACTAAAATGTAAAATTAAAATTTAATATTTTAATTTCTTTCTACATTTGTTTAAAGCGTAAATAGATTTTATATACTCGCAGTTTCTAATTTTCCAGATATAATACTAATAGCTTTTAACTTTTAAGTACCGCTGGTTGATGTTGTCCTTGGTAAAGTTCATTGTCAATAATCAGTAATGCAGGCGCTTCATTTCTTGCAAATTTAACTCGTCCCAAAAGATATGCAAATTCATTCTCTGCTTGGGTTTGTTGATCAATCATAGAATCTAGGAATACAGTAGTTCTCATATCTGATACTTGTTCCCCAAGCGCATAAAGTTGATGAAGAGAAGCAGTTATGTCGGCCTCCATAAGAAAAGAGCTTGCTAAAATATCTACCGGAGATTCCCATAATTGCTTTGGGGCTTCAAGTGAAAGCAGCTTAACTATTTGTCCACGAGCAATTAAGTATTCAGCAAATTGTGCGGCATGTCCATGTTCAGTTTGAGATTCTTCTCGAAAATACTTAGAGAAACCTTTAAGTTCACGTTCAGCAAACCATATTGCTGCTGCAAAATAGTTTGTGTGAGCTTGACGCTCCATATTAAGATGGTGCTGTAGTCCGTTAAACAAATCTTCTGCCATTGGCTCTGCTACGGCACGACCTGAAAATCCAGTATTTACAGCGTTAATGCCAAACTGTGAGGTGGTTACTGAAGTCATGAGTAAGTACTCCTTGCAGTCGTTATGACATGAATATAACCACACTGAGTCACAAATGCATCTGCCAAGTGTTACTTTTATTTTTGCTACTAATAATTAGTATCAACTATTCTATGTGGGTCTAGTTATCTCTATTAACGCCATCCATAATTAGTCATAATCTGAATAGCTCTTTTTTGTGTACTTCCAAGTTTACTAATTGATGTACTAGCTGAATTAAATCGTCCAAACTTTTTGAGTTCATTAGATTCTCCGAACCCATTTATAGGATATTCATAGGTTGGTTTAGTTAAAAATATACTACCTTTTGGTGAAGCAAGAAAGGAAATTAGTTTAATCGCTTCGGCTTTATTTCTTGCTGATTTTACCATTCCAGCAGCACTTATATTGACATGCGCAGGATTAGGCATAATCAATTTAATTGTTTCTGTTAATAGCTTGTCTTTCTTTCCGTTAGCACCAGCTTGCATGCGGGCTAAATAATAGTGATTAACAACAC comes from the Synechococcus sp. M16CYN genome and includes:
- a CDS encoding helix-turn-helix domain-containing protein: MPRQQTVLLDPAGREQATVLEVMEGVCRVYCPCEETEGMTLAFLQSGDRLRTDRLCSDGACVEALTALKFRRDAVNSDDLGMDAVNEWTLQLLRVRHLGQAEQRLHALLVLLVNRLGMRRSSCFQLPFRLTHERFGELIGATRVTTTRLLSKWRQSNLVEMPSNDLTTRLAPFLVESSPLTF
- the gltB gene encoding glutamate synthase large subunit, with protein sequence MSEAIRSTAWPYRDSVAPNIIGGEKDACGVGFLAQLSGEASHWVLQQALRGLGCMEHRGGCGGDGDSGDGAGILCGIPWTYLRAIWPEADEAKGLGMMFMPTDPTCRAAVRRVCDAEAIILGLSPLGWREVPVDQNVLGTLAQRTDPSIEQWLLGGTAVGDTLEALLLRLRRRVEARVRDELGLRQASDFYVTSLSGRTVVYKAMVRSEVLPQYYADLRDPRFEVSFAVYHRRFSTNTLPRWQLAQPMRLLSHNGEINTLLGNLNWAKAAEAGLDDVWGEHSSDLIPVVNPAFSDSANLDAILELMVRSGRSITDSLITLVPEAFRNQPDLENRPGVMAMYEFNAGIQEPWDGPALLVFADGKRIGAALDRNGLRPARWCTTSDGFVIMGSETGVVDLSDKTVVQKGRLGPGQMVAVDLEIGQLLDNWAVKEDAASRFPYDKWLRQYRSSLKSQPWIQERRIGELYLLRLQTAMGFTAEDLDLVIGDMAGFGKEPTYCMGDDIPLAVLSDKPHLLYDYFKQRFAQVTNPPIDPLREKLVMSLEMHLGERRPALRPQAKAAAMIHLRSPLLNESELDALPRQGLPVKMLSTQVAVESCVNGLTSVLKALCWNAEQLVRDGAQVLVLSDRIGIDGQFAELTSATATIPALLAIGAVHHHLLRQKLRLRCSLVTDTAQCWSTHHVACLIGYGASAVCPWLTWETTRHWLAHPKTQKRIELGKLSAIDASQAQENVRISLENGLRKILSKIGISLLASYHGAQIFEAIGLGADVIETAFAGTTSRVAGMTLAELACETLALHAKAFPELSCNKLEFMGFVQYRAGGEFHLNSPEMAKALHAAVKIGPGYDHFSTYNTLLSNRPVTALRDMLELKAAPTPLPLDQVESVESLCSRFCTGGMSLGALAREAHEVLAVAMNRIGGKSNSGEGGEDPARFQVLQDVNKDGRSPSFPSIGGLRNGDTACSAIKQIASGRFGVTAEYLLSAKQLEIKVAQGAKPGEGGQLPGPKVDDYIAWLRNSKPGVALISPPPHHDIYSIEDLAQLIHDLHQVHPKAPVSVKLVAEIGIGTIAAGVAKANADVIQISGHDGGTGASPLSSIKHAGGPWELGLTEVHRALLKNGLRDRVLLRADGGFKTGWDVVIAALLGAEEYGFGSVAMIAEGCIMARICHTNNCPVGVATQKEHLRQRFTGLPEHVVNFFSYVAEEIRRLLSVLGVARLKDLIGRSDLLRPRAVDLAKTRCVDLSSLLAPIVDSEDRSWLVHSTKVHGNGPVLEDRLLSDHELVAAIKNHSNLSRTFNIVNTDRSVCARLAGAVAQRHGNHGFNGQLNLTFMGAAGQSFGAFLVQGINVRLEGEANDYVGKGMNGGRITLVPNDGNANPGDQVILGNTCLYGATGGELFAYGRAGERFGVRNSGAHTVVEGAGDHCCEYMTGGVVVVLGKTGRNVGAGMTGGITFLLDETGGATARVNQEIVEVCFLTTKEQESMLKNLLESYLAATESDKASSLLVNWSSVKGSFKVLIPPSERMAMGLAEKQTTVV
- a CDS encoding alpha/beta hydrolase, yielding MSLPTILWIDLQPILHCINQRLIKILVKNRLIKYWSFQHDLDEACSIATIHELILETMRRENRKYHLIGHGISGTIAHLFANKYPETVHSTILLSVDTAITNQWTSHYLKMRNQFSCSRERILMHLSSCLFREKVSKNNLTMVSLLAKCLDQEYTIGSIASQYILGSIRIASVPTLVINGNDDFVVDRNANQRWVGQFKPGDHYRSIKNGRHFFHYEDPRQTSQIIESFLDMVPET
- the fldA gene encoding flavodoxin FldA produces the protein MTFTIFFATSTGKTEEIANRLTELLPGSEAKDVDNLDSSDELVRANALICCIPTWNTGADEARSGTAWDDLAQEIPNLDFTGKSVAILGLGDSSGYSDFFCDAMEELYTAFLQSGAKLIGKVPVTGYTFESSKSVIDGKFCGLPIDEDNESEFSDERLAKWVKQINSEA
- a CDS encoding YciI family protein, with translation MAWFIKTETFRPETIALTIEQRSSYLKAHRAWIAQQAACGRQIRSGFLVDSRRRPGGGGLLIFQASSYVDALDWVRQDPMILADLVTWQLQEWIPVSGDGWP
- the lipA gene encoding lipoyl synthase produces the protein MLKPEWLRVKAPQPERIGAVADLLRDLHLNTVCQEASCPNIGECFAGGTATFLIMGPGCTRACPYCDIDFDKSVRELDPSEPQRLGEAVTRLGLNHVVITSVNRDDLDDGGASQFVACVEQVKQRSLLTTIELLVPDLCGNWSALSKVMQSAPHVLNHNIETVPRMYQRARPQGIYERSLELLKRVRDGWSKTYIKSGLMVGLGETDHEVIKVLQDLRRHKVDIVTIGQYLSPGPKHLAVDRFVTPDQFETYRRIGEEELGFLQVISSPLARSSYHAGEVQRLMANHPR
- a CDS encoding FAD-dependent oxidoreductase, with translation MTDFIDSDVLIIGGGPAGCACALYTARSSITTQILDKNPSVGALAITHQIANYPGVTATTSGSALLQLMREQAISYGAKYKQAQVYGIDLHSDRKIVYTPEGIFRSRILVLATGAMGRASTLPGENEFLGRGVSYCATCDSAFYKQQEVAVYGFNQEAIDEALVLIKSSSRVHWITKSKPKSSSTGMHILTTAPNVQWWQYTQLIKIEGDESGVKQIKLRETRKLNMETVNVNGVFIYSTGSMPIIEYLNGQVPLNTKGGIKVDDNMKTDIDGVWAIGDIRNTPFKQAVVACSDGCIAAMSIDKYLNQRKEIRVDWVHR